The following proteins come from a genomic window of Gimesia chilikensis:
- a CDS encoding plasmid pRiA4b ORF-3 family protein: protein MDKEKRWTKKGETMISLTQAQRKVVADLLPKFADRLKLSENNSRTISFTTKELESIRQNAEVARSHADNGMKRNSLRHIVDAVTKALDNSDGIVSIPAPERLYQFKITLLESQPQIWRRIQIKDSTLDKFHERIQTAMGWTNSHLHQFEINGERYGNPELLDDGFEDFECVDSTITKISDIIPKDGKRFDFLYKYDFGDGWGHEVLFEGCLRAEKGGRYPLCVEGEMNCPPEDVGGIWGYLEFLEALADPKHEQHDDFVEWAGDFDPEEFDAEKTTKVMRRGLPNRKHH, encoded by the coding sequence ATGGATAAAGAAAAACGATGGACGAAAAAGGGCGAAACGATGATTTCCCTCACCCAAGCCCAACGCAAAGTCGTAGCCGACCTCCTGCCCAAATTCGCCGACCGTTTGAAGCTCAGCGAAAATAATTCTCGCACGATCTCTTTCACAACAAAAGAACTTGAATCGATCCGACAGAATGCCGAGGTCGCACGCTCCCACGCCGATAACGGCATGAAGCGAAACTCTCTGCGGCATATTGTGGATGCCGTCACCAAAGCCCTCGACAACTCCGATGGCATAGTCTCAATTCCGGCTCCAGAGCGACTGTACCAATTCAAGATCACACTACTCGAATCTCAGCCGCAAATCTGGCGACGAATTCAGATCAAGGACTCCACGTTGGACAAGTTCCATGAACGAATCCAGACAGCGATGGGCTGGACCAACTCTCATCTTCATCAGTTCGAGATCAATGGGGAACGCTATGGAAATCCCGAACTACTGGACGATGGGTTCGAGGATTTTGAGTGTGTGGATTCCACCATCACCAAGATCAGTGATATCATTCCGAAGGATGGCAAGCGATTCGACTTCCTGTATAAGTACGACTTTGGTGACGGCTGGGGACATGAGGTTCTATTCGAAGGATGTCTCCGTGCGGAGAAAGGCGGTAGGTATCCACTATGCGTCGAAGGTGAGATGAACTGCCCACCAGAAGACGTTGGCGGTATCTGGGGTTATCTTGAGTTCCTCGAAGCCCTAGCTGATCCGAAGCACGAGCAACATGATGATTTCGTGGAGTGGGCTGGCGACTTCGATCCAGAAGAGTTCGATGCAGAAAAAACAACGAAAGTGATGCGGCGAGGGCTGCCAAATAGGAAACACCACTGA
- the brxL gene encoding protease Lon-related BREX system protein BrxL — MPELDRKAASVFAGKVVRKDLVRKVKVGANVPVFVLEYLLGKYCATDDPVAIDAGLKVVNNTLSSNFVRPDESNKAQSIVKDKGKHTLIDKVQVRYVSDDDKYWAELKNFGHKFVHIPEHFMRDYDRLLMGGIWAQIDLRHQYDEEQKGKRSPFWIDSIKPIQLATFDLEEYRECRSQFTTDEWIDLLLRTIGMEPSFFERRVKLLFLVRLLGLCEQNYNLVELGPRGTGKSYGYQELSPYTILLTGPTTVANLFYNMASGKMGLVGMWDAVAFDEVADLQKMPKEVVTTLKTYCESGTFARGKDSLSGMASISMFGNTNQPVEVMVRSSHLFMPMPDVIREDMAFLDRIHFYIPGWEIPKMRVEFFTDHYGFVVDYLAEALRELRRHNFTEIIDRHFALGSHLNARDVKAVRKSVSGLVKLIYPHGEVTKDELGELLELSLEGRRRVKEQLKKMGSFEYHQTSFSFIDSESREERFVGVPEQGGRDMIAADPLAPGSLYTASVDDQGKVGLYRLEVGTSPGTGKLKIAGGVEGAMKESLQRAFAYLQGQKVKMGIGQQFDTTDFHVEAIDLLSNHVPCEAGIALVVAVYSAIKRQSVLAGLVILGDLSIQGNIKSLRTLAEPLQVAMDNGARRALVPLENKRNFLEVSGDIVERVDPVFFSDPMTAAMKALGMT; from the coding sequence ATGCCAGAATTAGACCGAAAAGCGGCATCCGTGTTTGCGGGCAAAGTCGTTCGCAAAGATTTAGTCCGTAAGGTGAAAGTGGGGGCCAACGTCCCGGTTTTCGTCCTTGAATACCTGCTGGGCAAGTATTGCGCAACCGATGATCCCGTTGCCATCGACGCCGGGCTGAAGGTGGTCAATAACACATTATCCTCGAACTTTGTCCGCCCCGATGAGTCCAACAAAGCCCAATCGATTGTGAAAGACAAAGGAAAGCATACTCTGATCGATAAGGTGCAAGTCCGTTACGTCTCCGATGACGACAAATACTGGGCTGAACTCAAGAACTTTGGCCATAAGTTCGTTCACATCCCTGAACATTTCATGCGGGATTACGACCGACTACTGATGGGAGGTATTTGGGCACAAATTGATTTGCGTCACCAGTACGATGAAGAGCAGAAAGGCAAACGTAGTCCATTCTGGATCGACAGTATCAAACCGATTCAACTTGCCACCTTTGACCTCGAAGAATACCGGGAGTGCCGCAGCCAGTTCACCACGGATGAATGGATCGACCTGTTGCTCCGTACCATCGGTATGGAGCCGTCGTTTTTTGAACGACGAGTGAAGCTGCTTTTTCTAGTACGTCTGTTGGGCCTTTGTGAACAAAACTATAACCTTGTCGAACTTGGCCCCCGTGGAACCGGCAAGAGCTACGGTTATCAGGAGCTTTCACCATACACGATTCTCCTCACAGGCCCGACAACGGTGGCCAACCTGTTCTATAACATGGCCAGCGGCAAGATGGGATTGGTAGGAATGTGGGATGCTGTAGCGTTCGATGAAGTAGCTGACCTTCAAAAGATGCCGAAGGAAGTCGTGACTACACTCAAGACCTACTGCGAATCGGGTACGTTTGCCCGTGGCAAAGATTCGCTTTCCGGCATGGCATCGATTTCGATGTTCGGCAACACCAACCAACCTGTGGAGGTTATGGTTCGGTCGTCTCATCTATTCATGCCTATGCCTGACGTGATTCGAGAAGACATGGCTTTTCTCGACCGCATCCACTTCTACATCCCCGGTTGGGAAATCCCAAAGATGCGAGTTGAGTTCTTTACCGACCACTATGGCTTCGTCGTGGATTATTTGGCGGAGGCATTGAGAGAACTTCGAAGGCACAATTTCACAGAAATAATCGACCGGCATTTCGCACTTGGTTCTCATCTGAATGCTCGTGATGTGAAAGCCGTTCGGAAATCGGTGTCAGGGCTGGTCAAGCTGATCTATCCACACGGCGAAGTGACGAAGGATGAGTTGGGAGAACTTCTAGAACTGTCATTGGAAGGCCGTCGCCGGGTAAAGGAACAACTCAAGAAAATGGGGTCATTCGAGTACCATCAGACTTCTTTCTCTTTCATTGACAGCGAGTCTCGTGAGGAACGGTTTGTTGGTGTTCCCGAACAAGGCGGTCGAGACATGATTGCGGCGGACCCACTGGCTCCCGGCTCTCTCTATACCGCCTCCGTCGATGACCAAGGTAAAGTGGGGCTTTACCGGCTGGAGGTGGGCACATCACCGGGAACAGGCAAACTCAAAATCGCTGGCGGTGTGGAAGGTGCCATGAAGGAATCGCTCCAGCGAGCCTTCGCTTACCTTCAAGGCCAGAAGGTAAAAATGGGAATTGGTCAGCAGTTCGATACGACCGACTTTCACGTCGAGGCCATCGACCTACTCAGCAACCACGTTCCCTGTGAAGCTGGTATCGCCTTAGTGGTCGCCGTCTATTCGGCGATTAAGCGACAATCGGTTCTGGCCGGTTTGGTGATCCTCGGCGACTTGAGTATTCAGGGAAATATCAAATCGCTCCGCACGCTGGCTGAACCACTGCAAGTCGCAATGGATAACGGGGCACGCCGAGCATTGGTTCCGCTGGAGAACAAACGCAACTTCCTCGAAGTGTCAGGCGACATCGTGGAAAGAGTGGACCCAGTGTTCTTTTCTGACCCAATGACTGCGGCAATGAAGGCGTTAGGGATGACATAA
- a CDS encoding PglZ domain-containing protein: protein MAVVTEHLVQLIAKQVDDKGLVVWYDPEKAYDAAVAELTLPNTTVAHYEGSFLQLRKEIDHLLNDGQPPRLVVYVPVEREKTYSALIELDCAGIVMQPRQQPPACNTRLSVLARNALKPILGEDQVGEIERQVESGKLSLADLNSLAEQGIDISTGVLKLIFDSANPQEVALAFLHSDQHDEEVGKKDAQKELRHLLQISFDIELPAADALSNWRLQLSRHVLLTDLLTVLNKQVPVSLSSVPVANSNGGIDACIRLARTWRNDREVRDSYVTVANKVEQELGLDQLEFPVEPLTENETFPCIERALLIHVESELLKSATSDLLELAEYRLSRFWADVVPAIQARWALISSSAEVLVEADRVGKALKNAPTTVPALVRAYADDDEPWCLLDTHHRHMESRKYNFEFAASNDHHGLEKLITKAEQRYTEVGSELAKHFITQFSKAKHPIKGLLRQRDIFEKQVKPLLGEGKVAYVWVDALRFEMARGLCRLLSDDFKLEVQPAIGTMPTITEIGMAALLPKAHESAKVVSVGGGKLALEIDGKVIKNRKDRVAFLKEHAGVKVFDTKLDDLLPKPAKKVRDGIQNADLILITSQEIDELGEADNMSQARLQIDGVLSHLRRGVRILADQGIKTIVLVADHGHLFADEIGEDMKIEAPGGKAEDLHRRVWVGSGGTSEPSYLRTSLTSLGIESEFDIATPWTFAVFKSKGGGRAYFHGGLSPQELIVPMVVLHSTAKPSVQTTGIQWTLTPGTAKLTTRFFSVQIAGSQSESSLFGFEPPKIRIELRASKKCVSLPVSASYGFEDATGEVNLKISEEDNKRIEPNTVTVMLSEEISQKTVGVYLLDATTGVELAAPLTVDVAISM from the coding sequence ATGGCTGTTGTCACTGAACATCTCGTACAACTCATCGCCAAACAGGTTGATGACAAGGGGCTGGTCGTCTGGTACGACCCGGAGAAAGCCTATGACGCAGCGGTAGCGGAACTCACCCTGCCAAACACCACCGTCGCCCATTACGAAGGCAGCTTTCTTCAGTTGCGCAAAGAGATCGACCATCTGCTCAACGACGGACAACCGCCCCGGTTGGTCGTGTACGTCCCTGTCGAGCGTGAGAAGACCTATAGCGCTCTGATTGAACTCGATTGTGCGGGGATAGTCATGCAACCCCGGCAACAACCACCTGCCTGCAACACTCGCCTTTCCGTCTTAGCTCGTAATGCTCTCAAGCCGATTTTGGGCGAGGATCAAGTTGGTGAAATCGAACGACAAGTGGAGTCGGGCAAGTTGTCATTGGCCGATCTGAATTCGTTGGCCGAACAGGGAATTGATATTTCAACCGGCGTGTTAAAACTCATCTTCGACTCGGCCAATCCACAGGAAGTTGCCTTGGCCTTCTTACACAGCGACCAGCACGATGAAGAGGTCGGCAAAAAGGACGCCCAGAAGGAACTTCGTCATCTGTTGCAAATCAGCTTCGACATTGAACTCCCCGCTGCGGATGCCCTCTCGAACTGGCGATTACAATTGAGTCGGCATGTACTGCTGACCGATTTATTGACCGTCCTCAATAAGCAAGTACCAGTGTCACTCTCGTCGGTTCCAGTGGCCAATAGCAATGGCGGCATTGATGCCTGCATCCGATTGGCTCGCACATGGCGAAACGACCGGGAAGTGCGAGACAGCTACGTCACCGTGGCCAACAAGGTCGAACAAGAACTTGGCCTCGATCAGCTTGAATTTCCCGTGGAACCACTCACAGAGAACGAAACCTTCCCGTGCATTGAACGGGCTTTGCTTATACATGTGGAAAGCGAATTGCTCAAGTCGGCGACTTCGGACCTGCTGGAGTTGGCCGAGTATCGCCTCTCAAGATTCTGGGCCGATGTGGTTCCGGCAATTCAGGCTCGATGGGCGCTGATCTCTTCCTCCGCCGAGGTCTTGGTCGAAGCCGACCGTGTGGGCAAGGCACTGAAGAATGCTCCCACGACAGTTCCGGCCCTCGTCAGAGCGTATGCCGACGATGATGAGCCATGGTGCTTGCTCGACACGCACCACCGGCACATGGAGAGCCGCAAGTACAACTTTGAGTTTGCCGCAAGCAACGATCATCACGGGCTGGAAAAGCTCATCACCAAAGCAGAGCAGCGATACACCGAAGTCGGTTCCGAGTTAGCCAAACACTTCATCACGCAGTTCTCGAAGGCCAAGCATCCCATCAAAGGATTGCTGAGGCAGCGGGATATCTTCGAGAAGCAGGTGAAGCCACTTCTGGGCGAAGGCAAAGTTGCTTACGTCTGGGTGGACGCTTTGCGGTTTGAGATGGCTCGTGGGCTATGCCGGTTGCTCTCCGACGATTTCAAGCTGGAGGTTCAGCCAGCCATTGGCACCATGCCCACAATCACTGAGATCGGCATGGCGGCTCTACTCCCCAAGGCTCACGAGTCGGCCAAGGTGGTCAGCGTAGGGGGAGGGAAGCTCGCACTGGAGATCGACGGTAAGGTCATCAAGAATCGAAAGGACCGAGTGGCATTTCTGAAAGAACATGCGGGAGTAAAGGTCTTCGATACCAAGCTGGACGACCTTCTACCTAAGCCCGCCAAGAAAGTCAGGGACGGCATTCAGAATGCCGACTTGATTCTGATCACCTCACAAGAAATTGATGAACTAGGCGAGGCAGACAACATGTCACAGGCCCGGCTGCAAATCGACGGTGTACTGAGCCATTTGCGACGGGGAGTTCGAATTCTGGCTGACCAAGGTATTAAGACCATCGTGCTAGTAGCGGATCATGGGCACCTGTTTGCCGATGAGATCGGGGAGGACATGAAGATCGAAGCCCCCGGTGGTAAAGCAGAAGACCTGCATCGCCGGGTGTGGGTAGGGTCCGGCGGAACTTCGGAACCATCTTATCTACGGACATCACTGACCTCGCTGGGTATTGAGAGCGAGTTTGACATAGCAACCCCGTGGACCTTCGCTGTCTTCAAATCCAAGGGAGGCGGACGAGCTTATTTTCACGGCGGTTTATCCCCACAAGAATTGATTGTGCCGATGGTTGTGTTGCATTCGACGGCAAAGCCATCAGTCCAAACTACCGGCATCCAATGGACGTTAACTCCCGGTACGGCTAAACTGACCACAAGGTTTTTCTCGGTGCAGATTGCCGGAAGTCAAAGCGAGTCGAGCCTGTTCGGATTTGAACCACCAAAAATACGGATCGAATTGAGGGCCAGCAAGAAGTGTGTGTCGCTGCCGGTGAGTGCCTCATATGGATTCGAGGATGCGACCGGGGAAGTGAATTTAAAGATTTCTGAAGAGGACAACAAACGAATTGAACCAAATACCGTCACCGTGATGTTGTCGGAAGAAATTTCTCAGAAGACAGTGGGAGTCTACCTGCTAGACGCCACCACGGGTGTAGAACTGGCGGCTCCCCTGACTGTAGATGTCGCCATTTCGATGTGA